TTAAGTGCACCCAACCCCGACTGGGCAGTTATTGTAATTAGCGCCATAACCTTCGATTTATTTTACAACAAAATCAATAAACAATATCTACCCATCACCCTTATACTAACTGCTTTTGCCCTAAGTATAAAATTTTCAGCCATCGCATTAATCATACTTGGCTTGTATTGCCTTTACAATAGCATACAACAAAGCAGTTTAAAAAAAATAGCTCTAAGCCTATTCTTCGCCTTTATTATTGTATCCTTACTCATTACTAAAAATATATACCAAACAGGTTACCCCGTTTACCCATACAAACCGTTAGCTATTACCCAACTCGACTATACAACTCCGCAAGAAATAGTCAGCTACTACTCAAACGGAATAAAAACATGGGCCATATCCGATAAATTTAAACCCAACGATGTGGCCGAAGTAAACAACATTAACAATTGGAGTTATATAAAAGCACTCATAAGTCGAGGAGGCATAAAAGGGTTTATCAATATTTTAATCCTGCTGATTGCCCTTTTAACCAGCGGCATTTTGCTTCTCCAACAAATAAAAAAGTATAACAGCAAACCTATATCAATACTCCATTTTGTTAATATAATAAGTATCTTAATTTGGCTGATTATAGCTCCACAATACCGTTTTGCATTACCCATGCTGCTTTTTTATATAGCCTGGATTGGTGAGTTTATAATAAACAAATACCTACCCCAATTAATTACTTTATTAAAACCACAATGGTTGCTATTCCCCACTGCTATTATGCTTATAATAACACTGGTCGGATTTGATTTAGGAGGAAACGATACCAGTAAATACATTGGGAAAATAGAAAAACTAAGCATGGCACACCTGTTAAAACCAATGCCACAATACCCGTTTCAGTATGATACTTTAGTTATAGATAAGCAACAATATTATTATACCCATAACAATAGATACTGTTGGGATGCCCCCTTGCCTTGTTTACCCGAATCGTACGAGCGTATGATAAGAACAAACTTTAATTACACCTTACAACCACGAAGTAATAACGTTACCGATGGTTTTAAATACGTAAGCATACCCAATAATTAATTCTGAAAAGAAAAGAATTAGAAACCTATATTTGCCCAAAGCCATCCATTTTTAAATATACTCGTTTTTGAAAATTTCAATTATTACAGTTGTTTTTAATAGTAAAGAAACCATTGAACAAACCATTCAATCGGTGCTGTCGCAATCCTATAAAAACATTGAATACATTATAATTGATGCACAATCTACTGATGGCACTATTGATATTATAGAACAGTACAAAGATAAAATTGCACATATAGTTTCAGAACCCGACAGCGGATTTTATGAGGGTTTAAACAAAGGCATTAAACTAGCCACTGGTGATGTAATAGGTATTTTAAATGCCGATGATCGATTTGCTGACGAAACAATAATCAGCCAGATAGCCAAACAGTTCAATGCACATCCAAACATTAATTCTATCATTGGCGATATAGCTTTTGCTGATTCAAGCAATAAAATTTCACGTTATTATTCAGGTGAAAAATTTACAGCCAACAGCTTTAAATGGGGCTTTATGCCACCACACCCTTCCTTCTATTGCAAAAGAAGTTTATTCCAAAAATTAGGCTATTACAATACTAACTATAAAATAGCCGGGGACTTTGAACTGATGCTTCGTTTTATTTGGAAACATAAAATTACCTTCCATTATTTACCACTGTTAATGGTTTATATGCGCAAAGGGGGTAAAAGCACAAGCACCATATTTACCAGCTTTTTTGTTATCAATCCCGAAGTGTACAATGCTTGTAAAATAAATAACTTACAAACAAGCTATTTCAATATATACATGAAATACTTTTTAAAAATAGGGCAATTTTTCAAACAAAAATAAATTGTAATAATGCTTACCAGGGTTATCATCAAAAAAATATTTACCACACTCATCTACCCTACTTCACTATTAGCATTAGTTAGTATTTGGTTCGTTTATTTATTGATAAAAGGAAAACCAACCAAATGGCCTAAGTATATTTTTATTGGCTTGTTCATAAGTACTCTACTCGTAACATCACAGCCCCTCAGTTCCATATTTATTAATAGTTTGGAAAACGATTATGAGTGCTTAACAGATTCAAACAAAATAAACGAAGCACAATACATTGTAGTATTAGGAGGCGGTTACTCCAAAGAAGAAAATATACCAGCCACAAGCCAGTTAAATAGTTCATCATTAGCCCGCTTAATAGAAGGTATGCGTTTAAAGAGAATAAATACCAGCGCTACCCTTATATTTTCAGGAGGTAATAATGACCACGATAACAAAGAAAGTGAAGCCGAAATTTACCAATTAGCGTACAAAACCATTAGCAATGATACAAGCTGGCAAATACTAAGTGAACGCCCGCACAATACCCGTTCAGAAGCCGATGAAACATTTAAACTAATTGGCAACAAACCCATAATTATAGTTACCACAGCCTGGCACATGCCACGTGCCATGTACTTGTTTAAGCAAGCCGGTTGTAATGCCATTGCAGCGCCTTGCGACTATTTAGCCAAAGAAATACATTATATACCCGATTTACCCAATAGCAATTCCATCAAACAATTCGAAATGGCATTTCATGAATATATTGGTATTGCAGCCTATAAATTATTAGACTAAGTTGAAAGAGTTAAAAACATTAAATAAATACTTTGTTAAATATAAATGGCATTTACTGGCAGGTATAGCCAGTGTTACCATTGCAAGTATTTTTCAAATATTACCGGCAAAATACGTTAGAGAAGCAACCAATTTAGTGGCACAAGCTTTAGAGCAGGCAAACAAACAAAACAACCACGAAGCACTTTACAACGAGCTATTCAAATTTTCAATACTCATATTAGGCTTCTCCGTTTTAAGAGGCGTGTTTATGTATTTCATGCGCCAAACATTAGTAGTAATGAGCAGGCATATTGAATACGATTTAAAAAATGAAATTTACGAAAAATACCAAACCCTTGACATGGAGTTTTATCGCCAGAACCAAACAGGCGATTTAATGAACAGGATTAGTGAAGATGTAGGCAGAGTGCGTATGTATATTGGGCCGGCTGTAATGTACACAGTCAATTTAATTATAACCTGTGCCATTACCATTTATGCCATGTTTAAAACCAATGTGCCGTTAACCTGGTACACATTAATTCCGTTACCAATTTTATCCATTACCATATTCTATGTAAACAATTTAATAGAAAAAAGAAGCGATGCCATACAAGCCAAACTAAGCGATTTAACCAGTTTTGTACAGCAAACATTTTCAGGTATCAGAGTAATTAAATCATTTGGAATAGAAAAACAATTTGAACAAGAACTCATAAACGAATCAAACGAATACAAAAGCAAACAACTCTCCATGGCCAAAGTGGATGCTTTGTTTTTTCCCGCTTTGTTTTTCCTGACAGGATTAAGTAATTTGATTGTTATTTTTATAGGAGGTATTTTAGTAGCACAAGGAAAAGAACAAATTGGTATTATCCCTGAGTTTATACTGTATGTAAATATGCTTACATGGCCGGTAACCTCACTGGGTTGGGTTAGTTCGCTGGTGCAAAGAGCATCTGCATCACAAGCAAGAATAAATGAGTTTCTAAATACAGAACCTGCCATTAAAAACAATAGCAATATTCCATTTGAATTCAACCAACAAATAGCATTTAAAAACGTAAGTTTTACCTATAACAATAAAACAAACAAAGCCATCAATAACGTTTCGTTTCAAATACAAAAAGGACAAACCTTTGGTATTTTAGGTAGTACTGGAAGTGGTAAAACAACCATAACCCAGTTGCTACTGCGTATGATAGAAGTGCAAAGCGGTGAAATATTAATAGATGGTAAAAATATAAACCAAATAAATATAGATGCTTTCAGAACCCAAATAGCATACGTACCACAAGATGTTTTTCTATTTAGCGATAGCATTAAAAACAACATAGCATTTGGTATCAATAAAAGCGAGATAAGCGAAGCCAAAATAACAAAGGCAAGCGATAATGCAGCCCTCACAGAAAACATATTACGCATGCCTAACCAGTTTGATACCGTTATTGGCGAACGCGGGGTAACCCTTTCAGGTGGCCAGAAACAACGAACAGCCATTGCACGTGCGTTAATTAAAAATGCTCCCCTGCTTATTTTCGATGATAGTTTAAGCGCACTCGATACCAAAACCGAAACCGAAATATTAGATAATATATACAGGCAAGAACAAAACAAAACCATCATCATTATCAGTCAACGTGTTTCAAGCGTTAAAAATGCCGGTCACATACTGTTTTTCGATGAAGGTGAACTAATTGAACAAGGCAATCACAGCGAATTATTACAACTAAAAGGTAGATATGCGGAACTATACGCCAAGCAAATAACCAACGAAAATGTTTTTAATTAATGCCATGTGTTAAAATGAGTACAAAGTGTGTACAAAATATTTTGTAAACATGGCTTTGGTGGCTATTTTGCGAAAGTTTAATTACGGAAAAGACTTATGGACGATTTTGAAAAAAAAGATAATCAGGAAATTTATTCTAAAAAAATAAGGGCTGGAAAAAGAACCTATTTTTTTGATGTTAAATCTACAAAAGCTAACGACTACTTTATAACCATTACTGAAAGTAAAAAAAGAATGGAAGACGGTACTTTTGTAAAACATAAAATATTCTTATACAAAGAAGATTTTAATAAATTTACAGAAGCCCTTGTTGAAACAGTAGATTATGTAAAATCAGACTTAATGCCTGAGTACAACTTTGACGAATTTACAAGAGAAGATTATAAATCAGGTTCAGAAGGACAAGAAGCTTAATAAAAATATTACTTGATAAAAACAGCTTTATGCACTTTATTTGTAATCTATTCACGCAAAAAATAATAAAACAATATAAATAAACATGAAAAATCTATTTAAATCAATAGCAATGCTAGTAATAGCTGGAAGCTTATTTGCTTCATGCTCAAAAGATGGCGATTCAGCAACTACTGCCACTACAACAGGAACAGTTGGCGATCCAACATTAACAATTACACCAACAGCTCCGGTTTCTGTACGTTTTAACGATACAATTAAAATTGGAATTACAGCTACTCCGGCAACAGGTGCTAAAATTAAAGGTATTGTTATTAGCCGTGTAGTAGCAACAGGTCTTCCAAAAATAGTTTATGGCGATTCATCTAGCACAAGTTTAGGTGATGGTGCAATTACAAGAAACTTCAATGATATCATTATAAATACAACCGGAAATATCACCGATAATATCGTTTATACTATTATAATAACAGACGATAAAGGTAAAACAGCTTCAAAAACAGTTACGGGTCAAATTATTGGTTTATACAGTTCAGGACAATTCTTATTAGGAGTTCCTGCCAATACAACCAACTTAAACAGATTCTTTGGATTTGATGGTTCACAGTCTAAAACAGTTAAATTATTTAAAGCAGGTGTTGCCACAGCTCCAGACGTTCCTAGTACTGCAGATTCAGCAACCAGAGCTCGTTTCAATGCTGATAAAATAGATATTTTATATTTTTATAATTCAGCTGGTGGTATTAGTCATGCTATTTATGCCCCAAGCTACGCATTTGCGAGTAACAGCGGATGGGAAACTGAAATTTCAAACTGGCCTACAGGATTAGCAAAAGGTACTTTATTAAAAGTAACTACATTGTCACAATCACAATTTGAAGCTCCTGATTTTAACGTAGAAGAAACTATCAAAGGAATTGACTTTACTTCAGCAACTACAGATAGAATAGTTAATTTAGCTATTGGTCAAGTAATAGGTATTAAAACTGTTGATGGAAAACGTGGTTTATTAGCTGTAATACAGGTAAGTGCCGGTACTACAGGTCAAATTACCTTTGAAACAAAATGGTTTAAATAACATCTGAACAAATTATTTAATAAAAACCGCTTCAAAACTGGAGCGGTTTTTTTATTTTATACATTATAGTAATTACATTTACACTCCATAATAACAAAGAAATCATGAAAAAAATTGCTGTATTTACATCCGGAGGCGACTCCCCAGGAATGAATGCTTGCGTTAGAGCTGTTGTAAGAACGGCCATATTTCACAATATAGAAGTAGTAGGAATAATGCGAGGATACCAAGGTATGATAGAAGGTGGCGATAACTTTGTTCCACTTACATCACGTTCAGTTGGAAACATTATTCAACGAGGCGGAACCATTTTAAAAACTTCAAGAAGTCAAGAATTTATGACCGCAGAAGGCCGTAAAAAAGCCTACGAAAATTTAAAAGTCCACGGCATAGAAGGTATAGTTTGTATTGGCGGTAATGGTACATTTACAGGAGCCGAAATATTTTACAACGAATACAAAATTCCTTCCGTTGGTGCACCGGGAACTATTGACAACGATTTATACGGAACCGATTTTACTATTGGTTTCGATACAGCTATCAACACCGCGGTAGATGCAATTGATAAAATAAGGGATACTGCCGAATCGCACGGAAGAGTTTTTTTTGTGGAAGTAATGGGCAGAGAAGCCGGTTTTATAGCATTGGCTTCAGGCATTGCCGGAGGAGCTGAAATAGTGTTACTACCCGAAGTAAAAGAAAGCCAAACAGAAATGATTGACTTTTTTAAACTACAAAGTAAAAGTAAAAAATCGTTTACCATAGCCATAGTAGCCGAAGGAAACGAAGAAGGCGGAGCCATGGCAATGGTTGAAAAAGTAAAACAACAAATTGCTGATTTCGATCCACGCGTAGTTATTTTAGGGCATATTCAGCGAGGTGGTTCACCATCCGCTTACGACAGAGTATTGGCATCGCGTTTAGGAAATGCAGCAGTTGAAGCCCTTATGCACGGGCATAAAAACGAAATGGTTGGACTCGTTCATAACCAAATTTCATTTACCAGTTTTTACGATGCAATCCATAAAACAAAACCACTTAATCCGGGATTACTAAAATTAATTGATATATTTAATTGCTAACAGCATACCCCATTATTAAAATGGGTAAGTATTAAATTATTGAATACTTGCCCGTTTTAACCTATCGTTGATAGCAAAGCCAAGTCCTTTATTAGGGAATCTTTCAGCCAATATAATATCCAAATCCAACTCATCTATTTGTTGCATAGCCGCAAACAAATTACTGGCTGCCTCTTCTAAATTATTGTTTTCCGATAATACAAATTGGTGCGCAGCAGGCACATCACCAATAAAAGAAGAGAAAGAAATAATACCCACCCTGTTTTTATTATAAGCAAGATACGCTTGCTGTAAATCATCAACCACTAACAGTTTATGATTAGGAGCATAATGTTTGGTAAGCATACCCGGGGCTACAACCTTATTATCCTTATTAGCTACAGCTATTTTTTTACCCAAAACAGCTTCAATCTCTTCAATAGCCAATCCGCCAAAGCGCAATACCATTGGCTCCTCTTCCAAAAACGATACAATGGTCGATTCCAAACCAACAGTACAATTACCCCCATCTAAAATATAATCTATTTTATTACCCAGATTCTTTGCCACATGCAAAGCACTCGTTGGGCTCACAAATCCGCTTGGGTTGGCACTTGGTGCAGCCAAAGGAAAATCAAGTAATGCTAATAACTGTAATGTTAATGGATGATTAGGTACCCTGATAGCAACCGCTCCGGTACCTGCAGTTACCACATCAGGTATATACTCATTAGCCTTTACAACCAATGTTAACGGACCTGGCCAAAAATGAGTACTTAGTTTTTTTGCCTCAGCAGGAATGGTTAAACCCCAGTTTTCAAAACGCAACAATGAGTTACTATGAATAATAAGCGGGTTAAACTGAGGCCTGTTTTTTGTTTTATAAATATTTAATACTGCAGAAGTATTAAAAGCATTTGCTGCCAAACCATATACGGTTTCAGTGGGTATGGCTACTAACTTATTATCAGTAAGCAGTTCAGCCGCAAATGCTATATCAGTTCCTATTTGCAAGATAACTTAAAACAATCCGTTTAGCTCAGCCTGTATTTTATCAATTACTTTACCTAAATCCTCAGGGCGTTCAGCATAGTTCAAATCATCCACCTCAATAATTAAATGACGGGGTTTGTAAGTGCTAATCCATGCTTCATAGCGCTCATTCAAACGTTTCAAATAATCCAAACGAATACTGTCTTCATATTCGCGGCCCCTTTTCTGGATATTATTAACCAAAGTGGGAATAGAAGCCCTCAGGTAAATCATTAAATCAGGCGCTTTAATAGTATGGTTAAGCGATTCAAACATTTTTTGGTACGTTTCAAAATCGCGCGTACTCATTAAACCCATTGAGTGTAAGTTAGGTGCAAAAATATTAGCATCCTCATATATCGTTCTATCTTGAATAATATTCTTTTTACCCTTTTGTAATTGTAAAATGGTGCTGTACCTGCTATTTAAAAAATAAATTTGCAAATTAAAACTCCAGCGTTGCATATCCTCATAAAAATCAGATATGTAAGGATTGTCCTCTACATCTTCATAATGAGGTTCAAAGTTGTAATGTTTACTTAAAAGCGTAGTTAGAGTTGTTTTTCCCGACCCAATATTTCCAGCAATAGCTAAATGCATATTTTTTCCTAATTTAATAAGTCACGAGTTTAGAGTATTAACAACAAATGATTTAAACACAGTTTCAACAAAACAATTTTTACGGTATAGTTATTGAAAACATAGTAAGTTAACATGGCAAAATATATTACTTTGCGCAATCATTTTTACTGAATGAAAAAACTTAATAAATTAATTGTAGGCAGCTTTTTCCGAACCTTCTTCCCCACCTTTGTGGTAGTTATGTTCATATTACTCATGCAGTTTGTTTGGTTATATGTTGATGAATTAATTGGTAAAGGTTTAGATTGGCAGGTTATAGCCGAGTTACTTTTCTACTGGTCAGCCTCACTTATTCCGCAAGCCATGCCATTAGCAGTTTTATTGGCTTCCATTATGACATTTGGTAACTTAGGCGAAACCTACGAGTTAGTTGCCGCAAAAGCAGCAGGGGTTTCCATCTGGAAAATGTTCCGCCCCATGTACACCGTTATGTTAGGAGTAGCCATTTTTGGTATTTTTGTTTCCAATATATTAATTCCTGAAGCCAATTTAAAAAGCCGTTCCCTGTTATATGATGTAAGAGAAAAGAAACCCGCACTGGCCATTACCGAAGGCGTATTTTACAGCGGTATTCAAGGTATAACATTACGCATAGGCAAAAAAAATAAAACAACCCAGGAAATGCATGACATTATTATTTACGACAGGCGTAATAATATGAACCATGCAACAGTTATATCAGCACAAAAAGGCACCATGACCCTAAGTGAAGATGGACGGTTTTTATTTTTCACCCTATATGAAGGTGCCCGATATGAGGAAATGGAAACACAAAAAGATTATTACAGAACTTTTCCTCACGCTACTACGTATTTTAGTAAAGAAAAAATAACTTTCGATTTAGCCCTGTTTAAATTTAACAGAACGGACGAAGATTTATTTAAGCACAATTACGAAATGCTAAACATTATGGAATTACAATATTACAGCGACTCTATAAAGACAGTAAAATACAGAAAGGCCATTGAACTAAAAGAGTTTGTAAAACCATACTATTACTGGCTAAAAAAAGATTCCGTACAAAGTGCTATGGCATTTGCCCCAATAGTTGATACAGCAAAAACCATTTTAGGGTTAATTCATCCATCAGTTAAGAATAATATTATTACCAGTGCAGAGAGTAATGCACGCGCTATTAAAAACATAGTAGCCTATTCCGTTAACGAACGTCAGGATATAAAAAAGAGCGCAGCCCGTTACGATATAGAATGGCATAAAAAATTAGTACTAGCCATAGCCTGTATAGTTATGTTTTTTATTGGTGCGCCATTAGGTTCCATTATACGCAAAGGCGGTTTTGGTTTACCCGTAGTAGTATCCATACTATTATATTTAACCTACCACATTATTTCGTTAAGTGGCGAAAAAGCAGCCAAAACAATGGCTTGGTCACCCTTTTCAGGTATTTGGATTGGTGTAATCATATTAACCCCATTAGGTTTCTTTCTAACCTTTCAGGCAAGTAACGATAGTGCCTTGTTTGATAAATCAGCATACGTTAGTTTAATAAAACGTTTTTCAAAAAAACAAAAATAAAGTACATGAATATTTTACAAATAACGCCACGTTTTCCTTGGCCTTTAAAAGATGGGGGTGCACTATGCTACTACAACTATTCAAAAGGTTACGAGCAAGCTGGAATTAATTTAACAATAGCCTCGTTAAATACTTCAAAACACTTTATAACCTACGATGAATTACCAGAGCATGTAAAAGCATTAGGCGATATACATTTAACCTTTGTCGATAACCAGATAAAACCCGTTGATGCATTTTTAAATTTATTCAGCGATGATTCATACCACGTACAAAGATTTGTTTCCAAAGAATTTGAAGAACAACTAATAGAATTATGTCAGACAAAAACATTTGATGTAGTAGTATTTGAAACCATTTTTGTAGCACCGTATCTGGACATTATTCAAAAGTATAGCAAAGCAAAATGCATATTGCGACAACACAATGTGGAGTACCAAATTTGGCAATCATTAGCCAATATAGAAACCAACATAGTAAAAAAATGGTACCTGAATTTATTAGCCAAACGACTGTATAAATTTGAAGTAGAACAGTTAAATAAGTTCGATGGCATTTTAGCTATTACCGTACAAGATGCCAATTCGTTTAGAAGCACAGGATGTAAAAAACCAATACACATTTCACCTTTCGGTATCAATTTAGAAAAATTAGTAGTTGATAATTCACAACTTGAGATGCCAAGCCTTTTCCATATTGGCTCTATGGATTGGATGCCTAATCAGGAAGCCATGAAATGGTTTATTCAAAACGTTTGGTACGACATCAGTCAGAAATATACCGAGTTAAAATTTTACCTGGCAGGGCGTAATATTCCAACCTCATTTTTTGATTACAACAACCAAAACCATATTGCTGTTTTAGGTGAAATTGATGATGCTATTCGTTTCATGAACGAAAAAGCCATTATGGTAGTACCCCTGTTTTCAGGTAGCGGAATACGAGTAAAAATACTCGAAGGAATGGGGCTTGGTAAATGTATTATATCAACCACACTCGGTGCCCAAGGTATAGAAGTAATAGATGGTATACATATATTAATAGCCAATACAGCCGAAGAGTTTAAAGAAAAAATAAGCTACCTGATAGATAATCCGGACGAAATAACAAAGATTGGAAACAAAGCTTTAGAGTTGGCTAAAGAAAAATACGACAACAAAAAAATAATAGCGAATACCTTACAGTTTTACGAAAGCATAAACAAAATCTAAGCGTATACTTTAGCGTTACATTTTAACGTAATCTTATTCGTCTGCCCTTTTTAATTTTACTCTTTTTCGATAGTTTATTTAGTTTAGCTAAACGCTTAACAGGTATGCCGTAAGCATGTGCAATTTTCAAAAGCGTATCGCCTCTGCGTGCTTTTATATATTTAGGAATTTTAGCTTTAAGCTTTGCCGACTTTACTTCATACAAGTGTTTAAAGCACGATTGGTCAATTTGTAAAGTATCAGAAAGCAATGAGCCCGAAGGAAAATTAACCAAGCGGTTAGGATTAATCTTTTCCCCTTTAAAACGTACTTCAAAATGTAAATGCGGCCCTGTAGACCTACCGGTACTTCCGGCTAAGCCAATTATATCCGATGCCTTTACCGTTTGCCCAACATAACAAAGCAATTGAGAGAAATGAGCATATAAAGTTTCCAAACCATTATCATGTCTAATCAATACCATGTAACCGTAGTCCGAGCTTTTTTTAGCAATACGCACCACACCACCAAACGCAGCATAAACCGGATCGCCAATATCCATTCTTACATCAACACCAAAATGAAACTTTAAACGCCTCCCCCAGTTTCTAAAACCAAACGTTGAACTTAAGTCGCCAATTGCTGGCGGATGAAAACCACAACCATCACTTACCAATGGTAAAACAATGGTATCAATCATGCCTTTTAAATCAATTTTATAAGGATTGATTACAACAGTATCCCATATAGCGTAAAAAGTATTAGCAGGAGCATTGCTTGTATCAAAGTTAAAATTACGCGGACGCAAAAAATCCCAGTAAGGACCATCATTTTCAACTACCACACTGTCATACTCCCGGGCTTCCTCCTCGCCTTCCGTATCCTCTTCCTCCTCTTCCGTTTCCAGCACATCAGTACTA
This DNA window, taken from Bacteroidota bacterium, encodes the following:
- a CDS encoding glycosyltransferase family 4 protein — protein: MNILQITPRFPWPLKDGGALCYYNYSKGYEQAGINLTIASLNTSKHFITYDELPEHVKALGDIHLTFVDNQIKPVDAFLNLFSDDSYHVQRFVSKEFEEQLIELCQTKTFDVVVFETIFVAPYLDIIQKYSKAKCILRQHNVEYQIWQSLANIETNIVKKWYLNLLAKRLYKFEVEQLNKFDGILAITVQDANSFRSTGCKKPIHISPFGINLEKLVVDNSQLEMPSLFHIGSMDWMPNQEAMKWFIQNVWYDISQKYTELKFYLAGRNIPTSFFDYNNQNHIAVLGEIDDAIRFMNEKAIMVVPLFSGSGIRVKILEGMGLGKCIISTTLGAQGIEVIDGIHILIANTAEEFKEKISYLIDNPDEITKIGNKALELAKEKYDNKKIIANTLQFYESINKI
- a CDS encoding ElyC/SanA/YdcF family protein, which translates into the protein MLTRVIIKKIFTTLIYPTSLLALVSIWFVYLLIKGKPTKWPKYIFIGLFISTLLVTSQPLSSIFINSLENDYECLTDSNKINEAQYIVVLGGGYSKEENIPATSQLNSSSLARLIEGMRLKRINTSATLIFSGGNNDHDNKESEAEIYQLAYKTISNDTSWQILSERPHNTRSEADETFKLIGNKPIIIVTTAWHMPRAMYLFKQAGCNAIAAPCDYLAKEIHYIPDLPNSNSIKQFEMAFHEYIGIAAYKLLD
- a CDS encoding deoxynucleoside kinase, translating into MHLAIAGNIGSGKTTLTTLLSKHYNFEPHYEDVEDNPYISDFYEDMQRWSFNLQIYFLNSRYSTILQLQKGKKNIIQDRTIYEDANIFAPNLHSMGLMSTRDFETYQKMFESLNHTIKAPDLMIYLRASIPTLVNNIQKRGREYEDSIRLDYLKRLNERYEAWISTYKPRHLIIEVDDLNYAERPEDLGKVIDKIQAELNGLF
- a CDS encoding DUF3276 family protein; the encoded protein is MDDFEKKDNQEIYSKKIRAGKRTYFFDVKSTKANDYFITITESKKRMEDGTFVKHKIFLYKEDFNKFTEALVETVDYVKSDLMPEYNFDEFTREDYKSGSEGQEA
- a CDS encoding glycosyltransferase family 2 protein is translated as MKISIITVVFNSKETIEQTIQSVLSQSYKNIEYIIIDAQSTDGTIDIIEQYKDKIAHIVSEPDSGFYEGLNKGIKLATGDVIGILNADDRFADETIISQIAKQFNAHPNINSIIGDIAFADSSNKISRYYSGEKFTANSFKWGFMPPHPSFYCKRSLFQKLGYYNTNYKIAGDFELMLRFIWKHKITFHYLPLLMVYMRKGGKSTSTIFTSFFVINPEVYNACKINNLQTSYFNIYMKYFLKIGQFFKQK
- a CDS encoding L-threonylcarbamoyladenylate synthase, with product MQIGTDIAFAAELLTDNKLVAIPTETVYGLAANAFNTSAVLNIYKTKNRPQFNPLIIHSNSLLRFENWGLTIPAEAKKLSTHFWPGPLTLVVKANEYIPDVVTAGTGAVAIRVPNHPLTLQLLALLDFPLAAPSANPSGFVSPTSALHVAKNLGNKIDYILDGGNCTVGLESTIVSFLEEEPMVLRFGGLAIEEIEAVLGKKIAVANKDNKVVAPGMLTKHYAPNHKLLVVDDLQQAYLAYNKNRVGIISFSSFIGDVPAAHQFVLSENNNLEEAASNLFAAMQQIDELDLDIILAERFPNKGLGFAINDRLKRASIQ
- the pfkA gene encoding 6-phosphofructokinase — encoded protein: MKKIAVFTSGGDSPGMNACVRAVVRTAIFHNIEVVGIMRGYQGMIEGGDNFVPLTSRSVGNIIQRGGTILKTSRSQEFMTAEGRKKAYENLKVHGIEGIVCIGGNGTFTGAEIFYNEYKIPSVGAPGTIDNDLYGTDFTIGFDTAINTAVDAIDKIRDTAESHGRVFFVEVMGREAGFIALASGIAGGAEIVLLPEVKESQTEMIDFFKLQSKSKKSFTIAIVAEGNEEGGAMAMVEKVKQQIADFDPRVVILGHIQRGGSPSAYDRVLASRLGNAAVEALMHGHKNEMVGLVHNQISFTSFYDAIHKTKPLNPGLLKLIDIFNC
- a CDS encoding LptF/LptG family permease, whose product is MKKLNKLIVGSFFRTFFPTFVVVMFILLMQFVWLYVDELIGKGLDWQVIAELLFYWSASLIPQAMPLAVLLASIMTFGNLGETYELVAAKAAGVSIWKMFRPMYTVMLGVAIFGIFVSNILIPEANLKSRSLLYDVREKKPALAITEGVFYSGIQGITLRIGKKNKTTQEMHDIIIYDRRNNMNHATVISAQKGTMTLSEDGRFLFFTLYEGARYEEMETQKDYYRTFPHATTYFSKEKITFDLALFKFNRTDEDLFKHNYEMLNIMELQYYSDSIKTVKYRKAIELKEFVKPYYYWLKKDSVQSAMAFAPIVDTAKTILGLIHPSVKNNIITSAESNARAIKNIVAYSVNERQDIKKSAARYDIEWHKKLVLAIACIVMFFIGAPLGSIIRKGGFGLPVVVSILLYLTYHIISLSGEKAAKTMAWSPFSGIWIGVIILTPLGFFLTFQASNDSALFDKSAYVSLIKRFSKKQK
- a CDS encoding ABC transporter ATP-binding protein — translated: MKELKTLNKYFVKYKWHLLAGIASVTIASIFQILPAKYVREATNLVAQALEQANKQNNHEALYNELFKFSILILGFSVLRGVFMYFMRQTLVVMSRHIEYDLKNEIYEKYQTLDMEFYRQNQTGDLMNRISEDVGRVRMYIGPAVMYTVNLIITCAITIYAMFKTNVPLTWYTLIPLPILSITIFYVNNLIEKRSDAIQAKLSDLTSFVQQTFSGIRVIKSFGIEKQFEQELINESNEYKSKQLSMAKVDALFFPALFFLTGLSNLIVIFIGGILVAQGKEQIGIIPEFILYVNMLTWPVTSLGWVSSLVQRASASQARINEFLNTEPAIKNNSNIPFEFNQQIAFKNVSFTYNNKTNKAINNVSFQIQKGQTFGILGSTGSGKTTITQLLLRMIEVQSGEILIDGKNINQINIDAFRTQIAYVPQDVFLFSDSIKNNIAFGINKSEISEAKITKASDNAALTENILRMPNQFDTVIGERGVTLSGGQKQRTAIARALIKNAPLLIFDDSLSALDTKTETEILDNIYRQEQNKTIIIISQRVSSVKNAGHILFFDEGELIEQGNHSELLQLKGRYAELYAKQITNENVFN